The following are encoded together in the Lathyrus oleraceus cultivar Zhongwan6 chromosome 3, CAAS_Psat_ZW6_1.0, whole genome shotgun sequence genome:
- the LOC127130826 gene encoding proline-rich receptor-like protein kinase PERK8: MLNETTSPSSSSSPKSPPYHVLSSDNEPSDPQSPTLAQLQARALASQHPSHSEPEPEVTSPPPEHPNPTTSEQPQTPPPAQQQNPPPEQPINFEPQPIHSPSEPNSQPEQTTSSPSTIPTPPTSVTPITPTLNLGDTNPPSPSSPASSTKPETTFPTLEEAIKVFVESSVEKIKSLTINSGINDDPSKVRIH; the protein is encoded by the coding sequence atgctgaatgaaactacctcaccatcatcatcatcctcaCCCAAATCCCCACCATACCATGTTCTCTCCTCTGACAATGAACCATCTGACCCCCAATCCCCCACTCTGGCTCAGCTACAAGCTCGTGCTCTAGCCTCTCAACATCCATCACACTCTGAACCTGAACCAGAAGTCACTTCCCCACCCCCTGAACATCCAAATCCAACTACATCTGAACAACCTCAAACACCACCACCTGCACAACAACAAAATCCACCTCCTGAACAACCAATCAACTTTGAACCTCAACCAATCCACTCACCATCTGAACCAAATTCACAACCTGAACAAACAACATCGTCCCCCTCTACCATTCCCACACCACCAACTTCTGTTACTCCCATCACTCCCACTCTCAATCTTGGTGACACCAATCCACCTTCTCCATCCTCCCCAGCCTCTTCCACTAAACCAGAAACAACATTCCCTACCCTAGAAGAAGCAATAAAAGTTTTTGTAGAGTCTTCAGTagagaagatcaagtctctgaCTATCAATTCTGGCATCAATGATGATCCCTCTAAAGTAAGGATCCACTAG